From a single Pseudomonas cremoricolorata genomic region:
- a CDS encoding TonB-dependent siderophore receptor, which translates to MVHLAPSDRLRSAVRTALFGLSLAGACGVSSLAQAAEASQTQQRDWRITSGPLAPALDQLARQGGLNLSFDAASLQGKSTQGVQGRYSSAQALSILLQGSDMQAQQQGDNSFMLMPTLDLGGAMELGATSISSNHLGITTENSGSYTTGAVTIGKMPQSLRRTPQSVTVVTSQRLADQNITNLTSLLEQTPGVVVNLVDSERVQYYSRGYAIDAIQYDGATVAQGSGGGSFVQSDAALIDRAEVLRGATGMLRGAGNPSGTVNLVRKRPTAEFHGQGSVTLGSWDSQRYVADISGPLTETGNVRGRMIAVHDDKEHFQESRKERKEVLYGVLAFDLSEATTLTTGLEWTKLDATGAWGNLPADFDGSPLPFGRSTYLGADWNRWNRSNLQTFAELEHRFDNDWSLKLMAQRTHFELADDGFKQTYMSRARSEDNPTNNPYLMSYQVVEGDGGESLQNNLSATLNGPFELLGRSHELMLGVERIRNDSYASATANVQSGLFDIRDWDPKTSLGNPKIDITAHPVRTRTTQQGAHATWRISLADPLTAIIGARTNWYDYEQENNTRSNGKFSVDNEVVPYAALIYDLNDNFSTYASYTEIFNPQTATDSSGAVLAPVTGEAYETGIKGEFYEGRLNTSLAFFRIYQVGNALDDISGPNPCLPNYTNGYCKIAAGKNRSQGFELEVSGEVLPDWNVGGGFTYNTTQYLKDTTSNTGNAIRTTDPKRMLRLFTSYRLPGELQAWTVGGGVQAQSSIYNRAGAAEASQSGYAVYNALLSYRFDDHYSVQLNANNIFDRKYYRQVAPTATGYYWGDPRNVSLTLRGTF; encoded by the coding sequence ATGGTTCACCTTGCCCCTTCCGATCGCCTGCGCAGTGCCGTGCGTACGGCGCTGTTCGGCCTCAGCCTGGCCGGCGCCTGTGGCGTGTCCAGCCTGGCCCAGGCCGCCGAAGCCAGCCAGACGCAACAACGCGACTGGCGTATCACCAGCGGCCCACTGGCCCCGGCGTTGGATCAACTGGCGCGGCAAGGCGGGCTGAACCTCTCGTTCGACGCCGCCAGCCTGCAAGGCAAAAGCACTCAGGGCGTTCAGGGCCGCTACAGCAGCGCTCAGGCGCTGTCGATTCTGCTGCAAGGCAGCGACATGCAGGCCCAGCAGCAGGGCGACAACAGCTTCATGCTGATGCCGACGCTGGATCTGGGCGGGGCCATGGAACTGGGCGCCACCAGCATTTCCAGTAATCACCTGGGCATCACCACCGAAAACAGCGGCTCGTACACCACCGGCGCGGTGACCATCGGCAAGATGCCGCAGAGCCTGCGCCGCACCCCGCAATCGGTGACCGTGGTCACCAGTCAGCGTCTGGCCGACCAGAACATCACCAACCTCACCTCGCTGCTCGAACAGACCCCAGGGGTGGTGGTCAACCTGGTCGACAGCGAGCGGGTGCAGTACTACTCGCGCGGCTACGCCATCGATGCCATCCAGTACGACGGCGCCACCGTGGCCCAAGGCAGTGGCGGCGGCTCGTTCGTGCAGAGCGACGCAGCGCTGATCGACCGCGCCGAAGTGTTGCGCGGCGCCACCGGCATGCTGCGCGGCGCCGGCAACCCGTCCGGCACCGTCAACCTGGTGCGCAAGCGGCCGACGGCCGAATTCCACGGCCAGGGCAGCGTGACCCTCGGCTCGTGGGATTCACAGCGCTATGTGGCGGACATTTCCGGGCCGCTGACCGAAACCGGCAACGTGCGTGGGCGGATGATCGCCGTGCACGACGACAAGGAACACTTCCAGGAATCGCGCAAGGAACGCAAAGAAGTGCTGTACGGCGTGCTGGCCTTCGACCTGAGCGAGGCCACCACCCTCACCACCGGCCTTGAGTGGACCAAGCTCGACGCCACCGGTGCCTGGGGCAACCTGCCGGCCGACTTCGATGGCTCGCCGCTGCCGTTTGGCCGCAGCACCTACCTGGGCGCCGACTGGAACCGCTGGAACCGCAGCAACCTGCAAACCTTCGCCGAGTTGGAGCACCGCTTCGACAACGACTGGTCGCTCAAGCTGATGGCCCAGCGCACCCATTTCGAGCTGGCCGACGATGGTTTCAAGCAGACTTACATGAGCCGTGCGCGCAGCGAGGACAACCCCACCAACAACCCCTATCTGATGAGCTACCAAGTGGTCGAGGGCGATGGCGGCGAGAGCCTGCAGAACAACCTCAGCGCCACCCTCAACGGCCCGTTCGAGCTGCTCGGTCGCAGCCATGAGCTGATGCTCGGGGTCGAGCGCATCCGCAACGACTCCTACGCCTCGGCGACCGCCAACGTGCAGTCGGGGCTGTTCGACATCCGTGACTGGGACCCGAAGACCAGCCTCGGCAACCCGAAGATCGACATCACCGCGCATCCGGTGCGTACCCGCACCACTCAGCAAGGCGCCCATGCCACCTGGCGTATTTCCCTGGCCGACCCGCTGACCGCGATCATCGGCGCGCGCACCAACTGGTACGACTACGAGCAGGAAAACAACACCCGCAGCAATGGCAAATTCAGTGTCGACAACGAGGTAGTGCCCTATGCCGCGCTGATTTACGACCTCAACGACAACTTCAGCACCTACGCCAGCTATACGGAAATCTTCAACCCGCAAACTGCCACCGACAGCAGCGGCGCGGTGCTCGCACCGGTCACCGGCGAAGCCTATGAAACGGGCATCAAGGGCGAGTTCTACGAGGGCCGGCTGAACACCTCGCTGGCGTTCTTCCGCATCTATCAGGTCGGCAACGCGCTGGACGACATCAGTGGGCCGAACCCGTGCCTGCCCAACTACACCAACGGCTATTGCAAGATCGCTGCCGGCAAGAACCGCAGCCAGGGCTTCGAGCTGGAGGTGTCCGGTGAGGTGCTGCCGGACTGGAACGTCGGTGGTGGCTTCACCTACAACACCACCCAGTACTTGAAGGACACCACCAGCAACACCGGCAATGCCATCCGCACCACCGACCCCAAGCGCATGCTGCGGCTGTTCACCAGCTACCGCCTGCCGGGCGAATTGCAGGCCTGGACGGTTGGCGGCGGCGTGCAGGCGCAGAGCAGCATCTACAACCGCGCAGGCGCGGCCGAGGCGTCGCAATCGGGTTATGCGGTGTACAACGCCCTGCTCAGCTACCGCTTCGACGACCATTATTCGGTGCAGCTCAACGCCAACAACATCTTCGATCGCAAGTACTACCGCCAGGTCGCACCGACCGCCACCGGCTACTACTGGGGTGATCCGCGCAACGTCTCGCTGACCCTGCGCGGCACATTCTGA
- a CDS encoding FecR domain-containing protein, protein MPERDATSSLAQEQVDQAIEWLVRLRYDRPSPGTERQFQHWLSSHPHNALAWQRVSNLGDELASLPSELSRNTLEGSHRQRINRRDQLKLLGVLAMAGGLGWINREPLGLERWLADSRTATGERRDVRGRDGSRIQLNTASAIDLRFSHDLRRLTLLQGEVSLDSNGDDRRPFLIDTRVAQLTTQGGQLLLREQGAGLLLAVKRGEVTLNGAAGQSRRIAPGEVLQLDAAGQLRAAHLQVDPWGWTDGVLSVQQMPLAAFCAELSRYRPGFLRCAEQVAELKVSGTFQLADTEQILRLLARNLPVQVHYRTRYWVNLEAV, encoded by the coding sequence ATGCCTGAGCGCGACGCCACCAGCAGCCTCGCCCAGGAACAGGTCGACCAGGCCATCGAGTGGCTGGTGCGGCTGCGCTACGACCGCCCCAGCCCCGGCACCGAACGACAGTTCCAGCACTGGCTCAGCAGCCATCCGCACAATGCCCTGGCCTGGCAGCGGGTCAGCAACCTGGGCGATGAACTGGCCAGCCTGCCCAGCGAGCTGAGCCGCAACACCCTCGAAGGCAGCCATCGCCAGCGCATCAACCGGCGCGATCAGCTCAAGCTGCTCGGCGTGCTGGCCATGGCCGGCGGCCTGGGCTGGATCAACCGCGAGCCGCTGGGCCTGGAGCGCTGGCTGGCCGACAGCCGCACCGCCACCGGCGAGCGGCGCGACGTGCGCGGCCGCGACGGCAGCCGTATCCAGCTCAACACCGCCAGCGCCATCGACCTGCGCTTCAGCCACGACCTGCGCCGGCTGACCCTGCTGCAGGGCGAGGTCAGCCTCGACAGCAACGGTGACGATCGGCGCCCCTTCCTCATCGACACCCGTGTGGCGCAGCTCACCACCCAGGGCGGCCAGCTGCTGCTGCGCGAACAGGGCGCCGGCCTGCTGCTGGCGGTCAAGCGCGGCGAGGTGACACTGAACGGCGCTGCCGGCCAATCGCGGCGCATCGCCCCCGGCGAGGTGCTGCAACTGGACGCTGCCGGGCAGTTGCGGGCCGCCCACCTGCAGGTCGATCCCTGGGGCTGGACCGATGGCGTACTCAGCGTGCAGCAGATGCCTTTGGCGGCCTTCTGCGCCGAGCTGTCGCGCTACCGGCCGGGCTTTCTGCGCTGCGCCGAGCAGGTCGCCGAGCTGAAGGTGTCCGGTACCTTCCAGTTGGCCGACACCGAGCAGATCCTGCGCCTGCTCGCCCGCAACCTGCCGGTGCAGGTGCATTACCGCACGCGCTATTGGGTCAATCTCGAAGCGGTGTGA
- a CDS encoding sigma-70 family RNA polymerase sigma factor, with product MQVNHPLPPAEVDLLYQAHNAWLRGWLRARVGCREHAADLAQDTFVRLLRARQSAPLKQPRAYLSSIARGLMIDQLRRRALERAYADSLAHLPELQAPSEEQRLLILDTLERLDRALHQLKPRARQAFLLAQLEGLSIVQVAERLEVSRATVERDLARALGACYRIRYADA from the coding sequence ATGCAGGTCAATCACCCACTGCCACCCGCCGAGGTCGATCTGCTCTACCAGGCGCATAACGCCTGGCTGCGCGGTTGGTTGAGGGCCCGGGTCGGTTGCCGCGAGCATGCGGCCGATCTTGCCCAGGACACCTTCGTGCGCCTGCTGCGGGCCCGCCAGAGCGCCCCGCTGAAACAGCCCCGGGCCTACCTGAGCAGCATCGCCCGGGGCCTGATGATCGACCAGTTGCGCCGCCGCGCCCTGGAGCGGGCGTACGCCGACAGCCTGGCCCATCTGCCCGAGCTTCAAGCACCGAGCGAAGAGCAACGGCTACTGATTCTCGACACCCTGGAACGCCTCGATCGCGCCCTGCATCAGCTCAAGCCACGGGCGCGGCAGGCGTTCTTGCTGGCGCAGCTGGAGGGCCTGAGCATCGTTCAGGTTGCCGAACGCCTGGAGGTTTCGCGCGCCACGGTCGAGCGCGACCTGGCCCGGGCGCTGGGCGCCTGCTACCGGATTCGCTACGCCGATGCCTGA
- a CDS encoding TIGR03862 family flavoprotein: MTDSLPAALPVVVIGAGPAGLMAAEVLANAGVPVQVFDGMPSVGRKFLLAGVGGMNITHSEAYTAFVARYAERSTAIDALLRDFDADALRQWIHGLGIDTFVGSSGRVFPRDMKAAPLLRAWLKRLREAGVVIHTRQRWLGWAGDGRLRLSGAQGEQQIAARAVVLALGGASWARLGSDGAWVPLLQARAVDISPLRPSNCGFEVAGWSDVLSAKHAGAPVKNIALSVPGAAPRKGEFILTAQGVEGSLVYAWSAPLRQAIERDGSAVLRLDLLPDKSVESTAKALARPRGSRSMAKHLQAQLGLEGVKAGLLRELTEPALFNDLPRLAEAIKALDIRLLRTRPLDEAISTAGGVRFEALDPGLMLKAVPGVFCAGEMLDWEAPTGGYLLTACFASGVRAGRAAAHWLAQQD; the protein is encoded by the coding sequence ATGACCGATTCCTTGCCCGCTGCCCTCCCCGTTGTCGTGATCGGCGCTGGCCCCGCCGGGCTGATGGCTGCCGAAGTGCTGGCGAACGCCGGGGTGCCCGTGCAGGTGTTCGATGGCATGCCTTCGGTGGGGCGCAAGTTCCTTCTGGCCGGTGTCGGCGGCATGAACATCACCCATTCCGAGGCCTATACGGCGTTCGTTGCGCGCTATGCCGAGCGCAGTACGGCCATCGATGCGTTGCTGCGCGACTTCGATGCCGATGCCCTGCGTCAGTGGATCCATGGCCTGGGTATCGATACGTTCGTGGGCAGCTCCGGGCGGGTGTTCCCCCGCGACATGAAAGCCGCCCCGCTGCTGCGCGCCTGGCTCAAGCGCCTGCGCGAGGCCGGGGTGGTTATCCACACCCGCCAGCGCTGGCTGGGCTGGGCGGGCGATGGCCGCTTGCGATTGAGTGGTGCACAGGGCGAGCAGCAGATAGCGGCGCGCGCGGTGGTGCTAGCCCTGGGCGGCGCCAGCTGGGCGCGGCTGGGCTCGGATGGCGCCTGGGTGCCGCTGCTGCAAGCGCGGGCTGTGGATATCTCACCGCTCAGGCCAAGCAACTGCGGCTTCGAGGTGGCCGGCTGGAGTGACGTGCTGAGCGCCAAACACGCGGGTGCACCGGTGAAGAACATCGCCCTCAGCGTGCCCGGCGCAGCGCCGCGCAAGGGTGAGTTCATCCTCACCGCGCAGGGTGTGGAAGGCAGTCTGGTGTACGCCTGGTCGGCGCCACTGCGCCAGGCCATCGAGCGCGACGGCAGCGCCGTGCTGCGTCTCGACCTGCTGCCGGACAAATCCGTGGAAAGCACTGCTAAGGCCCTGGCCCGCCCGCGCGGCTCGCGTTCGATGGCCAAGCACTTGCAGGCGCAGTTGGGGCTCGAAGGGGTCAAGGCGGGGCTGCTGCGCGAGCTGACCGAACCTGCGCTGTTCAACGACCTGCCGCGCCTGGCCGAAGCGATCAAGGCGCTGGACATTCGCCTGCTACGCACCCGTCCGCTGGACGAGGCGATCAGCACGGCAGGCGGCGTGCGCTTCGAAGCGCTCGACCCCGGCCTGATGCTCAAGGCCGTGCCCGGCGTGTTCTGCGCGGGCGAGATGCTTGACTGGGAGGCGCCGACCGGCGGCTACCTGCTGACCGCCTGCTTTGCCAGCGGCGTGCGCGCCGGACGGGCCGCAGCACACTGGCTCGCGCAACAGGATTGA
- a CDS encoding histone deacetylase family protein, with product MPLPLIYHDDYSPPFPADHRFPMDKFRLLRDHLVDSGLTCDQALLRPELCPVDILALAHDRSYIERYIHGELSREDQRRLGLPWSEALARRTVRAVGGSLLTAEQALQHGVACHLAGGTHHAHYDYPAGFCIFNDLAVISHYLLAAGRVQRVLIFDCDVHQGDGTARILENTPDAITVSLHCQQNFPARKADSDWDIALPRGMGDSDYLQVVDQALNYLLPLYQPDLVLYDAGVDVHRDDALGYLQLSDAGLAARDEAVLRHCLGRDIPVMAVIGGGYSKDRQALAKRHGILHHSAARVLGYPQ from the coding sequence ATGCCGCTGCCGCTGATCTACCACGACGACTACAGCCCGCCGTTCCCCGCCGACCACCGTTTCCCGATGGACAAGTTTCGCCTGCTGCGCGATCACCTCGTCGACAGCGGCCTGACCTGCGACCAGGCCTTGCTGCGCCCTGAACTGTGCCCTGTGGATATCCTCGCCCTGGCCCACGACCGCAGCTACATCGAGCGCTACATTCACGGCGAGCTGTCACGCGAGGATCAACGCCGTCTCGGCCTGCCGTGGAGCGAAGCCCTGGCGCGGCGCACGGTGCGCGCCGTCGGCGGCTCGCTGCTGACCGCCGAGCAGGCCTTGCAGCACGGCGTTGCCTGCCACCTGGCCGGCGGCACCCACCATGCGCACTACGACTACCCGGCAGGTTTCTGCATCTTCAATGACCTGGCCGTCATCAGCCATTACCTGCTGGCCGCCGGGCGGGTGCAGCGGGTGTTGATCTTCGACTGTGACGTGCACCAGGGCGACGGCACGGCCCGTATCCTCGAGAACACCCCGGATGCGATCACCGTGTCGCTGCATTGCCAGCAGAACTTCCCGGCACGCAAGGCCGACAGCGACTGGGACATCGCCCTGCCCCGCGGCATGGGCGATAGCGACTACCTGCAAGTGGTCGACCAAGCGCTGAACTACCTGTTGCCGCTGTATCAGCCAGATCTTGTGCTGTACGACGCCGGCGTCGACGTGCACCGCGACGATGCGCTGGGCTACCTGCAACTGAGCGATGCCGGGCTGGCAGCACGGGATGAAGCGGTGCTGCGCCACTGCCTGGGCCGCGACATCCCGGTGATGGCGGTGATCGGCGGTGGCTACAGCAAGGACCGGCAGGCCCTGGCCAAGCGTCACGGGATTCTTCACCACAGCGCAGCGCGGGTGCTCGGTTACCCACAATGA
- a CDS encoding GNAT family N-acetyltransferase, whose translation MTLIATLESPRLILRQWHDDDLAEFAALCADPQVMRHFPAALTRLETAALMGRLRGHFNEYGFGLWALERKDTGAFIGMTGLLNVSFDAPFTPAVEIGWRLARRHWGLGFASEAAWACLRCAFSQLHLDEVVAFTTEGNLASQKVMQAIGMQHDPDGSFDHPRLPAEHPLRPHVLYRIDRAQWQQTWHG comes from the coding sequence ATGACCCTGATCGCCACCCTCGAAAGCCCGCGCCTGATCCTGCGCCAGTGGCACGACGATGACCTTGCCGAGTTCGCTGCGCTGTGCGCCGACCCGCAGGTGATGCGGCATTTTCCAGCAGCGCTGACGCGGCTGGAGACGGCGGCATTGATGGGGCGCTTGCGTGGCCACTTCAATGAATACGGTTTCGGCCTGTGGGCGCTGGAGCGCAAGGACACCGGCGCCTTCATCGGCATGACCGGGCTGCTCAACGTGAGCTTCGATGCGCCATTCACCCCCGCGGTGGAAATCGGCTGGCGTCTGGCGCGTCGGCACTGGGGCCTGGGCTTTGCCAGCGAAGCGGCCTGGGCCTGCCTGCGCTGCGCCTTCAGCCAGTTGCATCTGGATGAGGTGGTCGCGTTCACCACCGAGGGCAACCTGGCGTCGCAGAAGGTCATGCAGGCCATCGGCATGCAGCACGATCCGGACGGCAGTTTCGATCACCCGCGCCTGCCTGCCGAGCATCCCCTGCGCCCTCACGTGCTGTACCGCATCGACCGGGCGCAGTGGCAGCAGACCTGGCACGGCTGA
- the tesB gene encoding acyl-CoA thioesterase II, which yields MSEVLDDLVDLLSLEAIEENLFRGRSQDLGFRQLYGGQVLGQSLSAASQTVEDARHVHSLHGYFLRPGDASMPVVYSVDRVRDGGSFSTRRVTAIQKGQPIFTCSASFQYDEEGFLHQAPMPEVIGPENLASEVELASALAAHLPERLREKVLRPKPIEIRPVTERDPFNPKPGDPIKYVWFRADGMLPDLPALHKYLLAYASDFGLLTTSLLPHGKSVWQNDMQIASLDHSLWFHANLRADEWLLYATDSPWAGNARGFNRGSIYNRAGQLVASSSQEGLIRHRKDWA from the coding sequence ATGAGTGAAGTGCTGGACGACCTGGTCGACCTGTTGAGCCTCGAAGCGATCGAAGAAAACCTGTTCCGCGGGCGCAGCCAGGACCTGGGTTTTCGCCAGTTGTATGGCGGCCAGGTGCTCGGCCAGTCGCTCTCGGCGGCCAGCCAGACGGTCGAGGACGCCCGCCACGTGCACTCGCTGCATGGCTACTTCCTGCGCCCGGGCGATGCCAGCATGCCGGTGGTGTACTCGGTCGACCGGGTGCGTGACGGCGGTAGTTTCAGCACGCGGCGGGTGACGGCGATCCAGAAAGGCCAGCCGATCTTCACCTGCAGCGCATCGTTCCAGTACGACGAAGAAGGTTTCCTGCACCAAGCGCCGATGCCTGAGGTAATCGGCCCGGAAAACCTCGCCAGCGAAGTGGAGCTGGCCAGTGCCCTGGCTGCGCATCTGCCCGAGCGCCTGCGGGAAAAGGTGCTGCGCCCCAAGCCCATCGAAATCCGCCCGGTGACCGAGCGCGACCCGTTCAACCCCAAGCCGGGCGATCCGATCAAGTACGTGTGGTTCCGCGCCGACGGCATGCTGCCTGACCTGCCTGCGCTGCATAAATACCTGCTGGCCTACGCCTCGGACTTCGGCCTGCTGACCACCTCGCTGCTGCCCCACGGCAAGTCGGTGTGGCAGAACGATATGCAGATCGCCAGCCTCGACCACTCGCTGTGGTTCCACGCCAACCTGCGCGCCGACGAGTGGCTGCTGTACGCCACCGACAGCCCGTGGGCGGGCAACGCCCGTGGTTTCAACCGCGGCAGCATCTATAACCGCGCAGGCCAGCTGGTCGCCTCGTCCAGCCAGGAAGGACTCATCCGCCACCGCAAGGACTGGGCATGA
- a CDS encoding HAD family hydrolase → MTLSQIRHWVFDMDGTLTVAVHDFAAIRVALDIPAQDDILSHLAALPAEEAAAKHAWLLEHERDLALGSRPAPGAVALVRELAGRGCRLAILTRNARELAHVTLQAIGIADCFEHEHVLGRDDAEPKPSPEGLLKIAQAWAVAPHEMVMVGDYLNDLDCGRAAGARTVLVNLPDNPWPQLTDWHAADCRALQALLSQ, encoded by the coding sequence ATGACGCTCTCGCAGATTCGTCATTGGGTGTTCGACATGGACGGCACCCTGACCGTGGCAGTGCACGATTTCGCCGCTATCCGGGTGGCCCTCGACATTCCGGCACAGGACGACATCCTCAGCCATTTGGCCGCGCTGCCCGCTGAGGAAGCTGCGGCCAAGCATGCCTGGCTGCTCGAGCACGAGCGCGACCTGGCGCTCGGCTCGCGGCCTGCGCCGGGTGCCGTGGCGCTGGTGCGTGAATTGGCCGGGCGCGGTTGCCGGCTGGCGATCCTCACCCGCAATGCGCGTGAACTGGCCCACGTCACCTTGCAGGCGATCGGCATCGCTGACTGCTTCGAGCACGAGCACGTGCTGGGGCGCGACGACGCCGAGCCCAAGCCCAGCCCCGAAGGCCTGCTGAAGATCGCCCAGGCCTGGGCGGTGGCACCGCACGAGATGGTCATGGTCGGTGATTACCTCAACGACCTCGACTGTGGCCGGGCAGCGGGTGCGCGCACGGTACTGGTCAACCTGCCAGACAATCCCTGGCCGCAGCTGACCGACTGGCATGCCGCCGATTGCCGCGCCTTGCAGGCGCTGCTGAGCCAATAG
- a CDS encoding ABC transporter substrate-binding protein, with amino-acid sequence MNLYPAWRRLLPLFAIVCCWLGLALPASAVQVTDVLGRTVSLDKAPQRIVLGEGRLFFALALLDRDNPFQRVVGWQNDMRLLDPHTYEVYAKQYPQIAKLPLIGQASEQSVSAEQILALKPDLAIFSISGEGPTQHSPVADLLAKAGVPVLFIDFRVHPIRNTRVSLEALGSLLERKPQADEFLSLYDRHLKQVTDRVVGIKDSERPKVFLELLPGVWQAPGHTTGKSGLGSVVTAVGGHNIAADVVPGALGDVSVEYVLERDPDVYIATGNRAPGVLLGAGVSEQTARDSLARITARPEFAPLRPIQQGQAHALWHDFYNSPFNILAIEAMAGWIHPELFEDIDPKATQREINQLLNVDLDGQYWIDAK; translated from the coding sequence ATGAACCTCTATCCCGCCTGGCGGCGTCTGCTGCCGTTGTTCGCTATCGTCTGCTGCTGGCTCGGCCTGGCACTGCCCGCCAGTGCGGTGCAGGTCACCGATGTGCTCGGCCGCACCGTAAGCCTCGACAAAGCACCGCAACGTATCGTGCTCGGCGAAGGTCGGCTGTTCTTCGCCCTGGCCCTGCTCGACCGTGACAACCCGTTCCAGCGCGTGGTCGGCTGGCAGAACGACATGCGCCTGCTCGACCCGCACACCTATGAGGTGTACGCCAAACAGTACCCACAGATCGCCAAGCTGCCGCTGATCGGCCAGGCCTCGGAGCAGAGCGTCAGCGCCGAGCAGATCCTCGCCCTCAAGCCTGATCTGGCGATCTTCAGCATCTCGGGCGAAGGCCCGACTCAGCACAGCCCGGTCGCCGACCTGCTGGCCAAGGCCGGGGTGCCGGTGCTGTTCATCGATTTTCGTGTGCACCCGATTCGCAACACCCGGGTCAGCCTGGAAGCACTGGGCAGCCTGCTCGAGCGCAAACCCCAGGCCGATGAATTCCTCAGCCTCTACGACCGCCACCTCAAGCAGGTCACCGACCGCGTCGTCGGCATCAAGGACAGCGAGCGGCCGAAGGTCTTCCTCGAACTGCTGCCGGGGGTCTGGCAGGCGCCGGGGCACACCACCGGCAAGAGCGGCCTGGGCAGTGTGGTGACCGCCGTGGGTGGGCATAACATCGCCGCCGACGTGGTACCCGGCGCGCTGGGCGATGTCAGCGTCGAGTACGTGCTCGAGCGCGACCCGGATGTGTACATCGCCACTGGCAACCGCGCCCCAGGCGTATTGCTCGGCGCCGGGGTCAGCGAACAGACCGCCCGCGACAGCTTGGCGCGCATCACTGCACGCCCGGAATTCGCGCCGCTGCGGCCAATCCAGCAAGGCCAGGCCCATGCCCTGTGGCACGACTTCTACAATTCGCCGTTCAACATCCTGGCCATCGAAGCCATGGCCGGCTGGATTCACCCTGAGTTGTTCGAGGACATCGATCCCAAGGCGACTCAGCGCGAGATCAACCAACTGCTCAACGTCGACCTCGACGGCCAGTACTGGATCGACGCGAAATGA
- a CDS encoding FecCD family ABC transporter permease, with product MTQALSADAAQAASRYRRLLWRRTWLVLGLAVLLVLAVLGDLASGASGMGLGQLLHGVFDPGSLSATERVIIWNVRLPYALMAVLVGAALSLAGAEMQAILDNPLASPFTLGVSSSAALGASLAIAYPLGVAWLAPSLQVTLMAFTFACLSVLLLQFMARLRGAGVQSLVLFGIALVFSCNALVSLLQLLATEDVLQQLVFWTMGSLARADWNKLGMLAVVLLLVTPFSLRAAPAMTLLRMGEDRARSFGVDTRRLRHASLLRISLLSATAVAFVGTIGFIGLVGPHIARMLVGEDQRFLLPASALVGALLLALSSIASKLIMPGVIVPVGIVTALVGVPVFVALVFRRGRSL from the coding sequence ATGACCCAGGCGTTGTCTGCCGATGCCGCCCAGGCGGCCAGCCGCTATCGCCGTCTGTTGTGGCGGCGCACCTGGCTGGTGCTGGGCCTGGCAGTGTTGCTGGTGCTGGCGGTGCTTGGCGATCTGGCCAGCGGCGCCTCGGGCATGGGCCTGGGGCAATTGCTGCACGGCGTGTTCGACCCCGGCAGCCTGAGCGCTACCGAGCGGGTGATCATCTGGAACGTGCGCCTGCCCTATGCGCTGATGGCGGTGCTGGTAGGCGCCGCACTGTCGCTGGCCGGGGCCGAGATGCAGGCGATTCTCGACAACCCCCTGGCCAGCCCGTTCACCCTCGGCGTGTCGTCCTCGGCAGCGCTGGGCGCTTCGCTGGCGATTGCCTATCCACTGGGCGTGGCCTGGCTGGCACCAAGCCTTCAGGTAACGTTGATGGCGTTCACCTTCGCCTGCTTGTCGGTGCTGCTGTTGCAGTTCATGGCGCGTTTGCGCGGCGCCGGAGTGCAGAGCCTGGTGCTGTTCGGCATCGCCCTGGTATTCAGCTGCAACGCGCTGGTGTCGTTGCTGCAACTGCTGGCCACCGAAGATGTGCTGCAGCAACTGGTGTTCTGGACCATGGGCAGCCTGGCCCGGGCCGACTGGAACAAGCTCGGCATGCTGGCTGTGGTGCTGCTGCTGGTGACGCCGTTTTCCCTGCGCGCGGCCCCGGCGATGACCTTGCTGCGCATGGGCGAGGACCGCGCGCGCAGCTTTGGCGTCGACACTCGGCGCCTGCGCCATGCCTCGCTGCTGCGCATCAGCCTGCTGTCGGCAACGGCGGTGGCGTTCGTCGGCACCATCGGCTTCATTGGCCTGGTCGGGCCGCACATCGCGCGCATGCTGGTGGGCGAGGATCAACGCTTCCTGCTGCCGGCCAGCGCCCTGGTCGGCGCGCTGTTGCTGGCGCTGTCATCGATCGCCAGCAAGCTGATCATGCCAGGGGTGATCGTGCCGGTCGGCATCGTCACCGCGCTGGTCGGGGTGCCGGTGTTCGTCGCCTTGGTGTTCCGCCGTGGGAGAAGCCTGTGA